cgaagagagtttttttttttttttattgataccGACAAAAGTAGATATGGTATGAGcattagaaatttagaataGTCCCTAGAATTAGAGATAAATAATGAggaacaaatattaaaaaaatgagtattaGAAAACAGAAATGCATATGGTTATTACATATTATCTTAAAGTTTTTTTCAAAGTGGGCATCATCAACAGTCTATATATGTTCATATTGTTCATTACACAGATTTCTATTGTTATGttcatattcaaaataatttataaggCTTGTTACATCCAAACAACAGatgaaattttcattattatctgataaagtaagaaagaagaagtGATAtgaaagattttattttcattggCAGATAATTGCCCATCCTATtatgaaatagaaaaagggATCAAATGAaagattctaattttattattagcGATAAGTGTTTAGATTAAGGGTTGtatttacattattagtgGATAATTATCCATCCTAGTGTGAGAAAGAAGAAtagattcaattttaattagcGGATAAATGCCCATTTTAgtgggagaaagagagaatccATAAAAAggggagagagaataaaggaTGATTATTTCAAATAGACTAAAATACTTTCTCCAATCCGTCGTAACTTgtaaaatttgcatttttgtttaatttgaattgcaaaaaataagaatttaaatcataaaatcgaATTATATACATAACAGACAATTTGCATTTGCAGAGGTTTCTTCACACTTGATCAACCTCTCTATAAATTGAAGAGAAATCCCACAAACAAGAATTCGTATTCATCAAACAAGATTCTACCAACTCTCCGCCATTTCTAAGCCATGAACAAAATCGCCACaattctgattctgattctCTCGGCGATTTTCACAATTTCCTCAGTTGAAGCCTTGCAAGCGCCGTTTCACCCCGCCGATGTATTGCCGTTGCTCCCTCGCCAGGTCTCGAAGCCTATTCTCAACGCCCTCAACAGCGCCGCCGACCTGATGCCGTCTTTCGTCGGAGCCGCCACCTCCGCCAACGCCTCCGATTTGCAATGGAAAGGAGCTTGCTTCTACGACTCCACTGCTTGGCTGGAGTTCCACAACCGTAACAACACTCGATTTGGGGGCGGCACTCTTCACCTCAAGGTcattctcttctcttctcccctaatttgatcatttcttttgttttaaaaatgataccaaaatagatgaatttttgaaatgtTGGTTTCCCTATTGGCATAGTGTTTTAGATTGTTTCTATTATTACTATTGAGTTTCAATAAATTTGGCTATTGATTAAAGTGTGTGTTGGTGTTAAGGGATGATTTCCCTTAACAAGATTCCGGAGCCAGCGATCAGTAcagaattgaaataaatatatgaaaataaaataaggataattGTATTTCTCGATTTTGAGACATGCTCGAATCAATTGGATAATTTGAATAGGAGAGTGATGCTATGTGTAGTTTACCGTGCTCATCTGAATCAATTTTCAGTTGAACAAGCCGCATAGCTTGACATGTATGGATCTCTACGTGTTTGCAACGCCCTTTCGTGTAACGTGGGATTACTACATGTTGGCCCGCGAGCATACTCTTGAGTTCAAAGAGTGGGAATCCGAAGCTGAATATGAATACGTGAGTTGAAACTCTTTACATATTTTGCAGCTGATATTTCTCCATATCACAATTGTAACTCAACTTCTGTGACAATCAGGTTAAAACTAGGGGGGTTTCGATTTTTCTGATGCAAGCAGGGATGCTAGGGACTTTCCAGGCTCTGTGGGAGGTGTTCCCTTTGTTCACGAATACCGAATGGGGCGAAAACTCTAACATAGCGTTTCTTAAGAAACACATGGGTGCTTCCTTTGTGGAACGTCCCCAACCGTGGGTCACCAACATCACTGTTGATGAGATACAATCCGGAGATTTCCTTGCAATATCCAAAATCCGAGGGCGATGGGGCGGTTTTGAGACTTTAGAGAAGTGGGTGACCGGAGCTTATGCTGGTCACTCTGCTGTCTGCTTAAGAGACTCCAAAGGGAAGCTATGGGTTGCAGAATCAGGccatgaaaatgaaaaggtgATTTCACTCTTTTCTGTACATTCAGTCACAGGCACAGCCAATTCGGAAATACTATAACGCATTAACATGTTCGTTACGAGAGTTACAATTATTGTGGATCGCATGAGTACCATTTTGATTCGAGGCTGTTTTGTAGGGAGAAGATGTCATAGCTATTTTACCATGGGATGAATGGTGGGAGTTTGAGTTAACAAAGGACGAGTCAAATCCACACATAGCATTGCTCCCTTTGCATCCTGAAGTCCGGGCCAGGTTTGACGTAGATGCTGCATGGAAGTATGCTAAGAGCATGTCGGGGAGACCATATGGTTACCATAACCTGATATTTAGCTGGATCGACACTACTAGCGATAACTATCCAACACCCCTCGATGCTCATCTGGTactgtatttcttttttcttttttcttttttctagttcttaaatcttaaaactgtgtcactttttatatttcttctcCTGTTATCGGTCTGCCATGTTCGTTGCAAGCATGAAGCATGCATGGCCACAATGTCTTTCGATTTTCTGTTCTTCTGTTTTAATTTGTGGGTTGTTTACAGGTGGCTTCTGTTATGACTGTTTGGAACCAAATGCAGCCTGCTTATGCTGCTAAAATGTGGAACGAAGCATTGAACAAACGACTTGGAACGCAGGTTTCGTTTACTGTCTCATCGACCTATTACTTACCAGATTTCTTATAAACATGTGGTTGTTGCTGAAGAAACACAAACAATATGATGTTTAGAAAAGTGATATAATTAGTTTCAATCCTGCAGAACTTTACTCTTAGTGAAATTCTTGTTGAAGTGGAGAAGCGCAAGTCATCGTTCGGTCAACTGTTGGCCATCCCTGAGCAAGATAATTGGGTCTACGAAGATGGGAGGTCGACATCATGCGTCGCTTTTGTGTTTGAGATGTACAAGGAAGCAGGGGTGTTTGGCAAACTTGCAAGCTCTACGCAGGCCACTGAGTTCACGGTGAGTAAAGCAAGTCATGTCGAAAGTATAAACTAGCAATTATCTGTATGAATGTAACTCTCAGAATCAACTGGTGTGGAATATTTCAGATAAAGGATGCCTACTCCCTCAAGATCTTCGAAAGCAATTCAAGCCGTTTACCAACGTGGTGCAACAATGGGGACTCTGTGAAACTTCCCTTCTGCCAGATTAGAGGGAAATATCGGATGGAACTACCCGGCTACAACACCATGGATCCGTATCCACACATGAACGAAAGGTGTCCATCGTTGCCCCCTAATTATGACAGACCATCGGGTTGCTGAGGAGTCGTTGTGTTTTCGGGTTACTCTTGCACTACTTCTTGTGTCCTAATGCATAACCACATTGTCtatgtatatgtatgtatgtatgtacaTGAAATATACAAGTGTTATTGAGAAATCTTGAGTTTGTTATTGCAATCTGGTTGTCCTTGGAAATGAATATTGAATGGTGACAAGATAGTAGAACTCTTTAGATTTATATAAAAGTTGACAAATACATACTTATTctgataaaattatgaatcaatCACACATACAATACATTTGACATACTAGAACAAGAAAATGAAGTAACATGACATGTCGGCTAATCTTTGAGATGTGTAGTAACATAAATTTGTTAACATCTAAGGAATAAGTTGGAACAGTAACCTTTCTGCATTGTAACTCTAATCGGCAAGGCAGCATGGTGTTTTCTTGTCTCCATTATTCGGTCTTTGGTGGAAAATGATTTCCTCCAGTCGCAATCTTGTACAGGTAGAATACAGCCATCACGACACTGCACACATCACACAAAGCATccataacataaaaatgacAGAAACCACAAAAAACCAACATTAGCAGTTATAGTGCTCACATAACACTCCTCACTCTATATGAACAATAATAAACAAACCTTCTCCGTCGAGATTAGAAGGAGAAGAATGctattaataaatcaataagctcacttttcaaaattttaactcGAGGGGGGTAAAGAAAACTTAACTGAGGTTAGTACAGTTACAAATGATGGATATGTAATGTTTTAGTTTAACAAGAATTTCAATGTAGAATAGCTTTatgttttgatgtttttttaatgCCTACGGTAAGGAAGACAGAATGCCACAGATATAAGCAAGTGACCTACAACAAATATACAGCCAAcaaatatcttaattaaagATTTAAGCAAGATAAAACAATCATAAGGAGTTGCCCTCCCATAAATACATGTAGTTTCAGCAAACTCAGAACCGATGCAACTAGTTAGGAATGAACCCGTTTTGGAACATTTTGATCAGAAATTATCACGTTATGGAATGTCTCAACTGATTCTTACCTGATCCCAGCAACGATACCAGCTGGCATGATTTTTTGGGTTTGCATGTAACGTTGACCCATGATGTATGATAGTGTAGCAGCAATAGCTGTTGGAGACAAAGGCAGGCCAAGTAATTAATCATCCATAGGgggaaaaagtaattattactccctccgtcccttaaaaataagaactatatccattttagtccgtccattAAAATTATGCACTTTCAAGGAAACGTTTTTCTCTCCAATGAGGtgggactcattctccactaacaatacttcaatcactttttctttctatctatCTCTTACTCTCATGCCCTTTCaaaagttcttatttttaaggacggagggagcattaGAAAAGGATGACCGAATCTACGAGTCTAAAGATATCAAGTGGCGATTACAGCATAAAGAACATAACTAATAAGGATCATCTTTGGTACTACATTCTAACTGAAAAAGAAgtgaaaacagaaaacaagataaaaaaacTGGCATGTCATAATATGAAGTTGACAAGTTAACAATGAAGGAATCCACTGTTGAAATCATTATGATGAATTAGCATCTTCTAAATCGACATCTATACAAGAACTAGATTGGGTACCAATCATACCCTCATGAACACATGTTTAGAGTTTAGACGTTTAGACTTCTAGATTCGTTCATACAGAATAGTCTCCCATCTTTCTTACCGATCCATTCTGATTCACAAGATATATCACAGATGCATATTACATCCATAGAAATGCATGAACATGAAAATTCAAGTCTTGTGGTGCAAAATCATCTCTTGATCAATTCAAGCAAAGTGATTCATAACATGAGTCTAtcttataatttctttaaCCGAGTTATAAATTCATTCCAATTACAATTAATCCACTAATAATTGTTTAATCCAGTTATGAATTTGATCTAATCCAGAAAAGTCATACACAATCAATTCATAAAGTCTCTAGCTTGCCCATCCTATCTCTAAAAATCACCACATTGAACTATTAAACACAGATCCAAATTAAGAGATcaacaaaagaattaaattcttaACCACGAAAAGGGCATAGACAACAATCCATCAAATTCATAACAGCAAAACATACCCGTTTCAAGAATCAAAGCAAGGTAAGAATTTTTGCGCTTGTGAAATGCTTGGAGACTGAGATAACCGGCGAGGACGAGCAGCAATCCAGTGCCGACGCCGCCGCCGAGAGAGGCGACGCTGCCTTTCTTGAGGAAGCCGATCGCGCCGCCGCAAACCAAGAGGAGCCCATATGGGATCGTGAAGCAAAAGTCATGCATTTTTAGAGCTGGATCCTCGgcaagattggatttttattcTGGGAAATCAAGGAAACAATTCAGCGCTGTAGAATTGAGGGGTTTTGCGTGGAGAATTTTGACGAGGAATTGATAAAGAGGAATTGTTCAGGTAAAGAACTACCAACTCCGTTGACTGTgtataatcttttttttatttctattttgatcgAAGTGGGTATGTTGTGTTGTCGTTGAATTAGTTGCCTTTTCCGATTAGGGGTGAATTCCAAGCAATGGAATAACCTTCAAAGTGATTCTCGGAGGTGGATGGATTgtcttaaaaaatataaaatcattagTATTTGGtgaacttttaatatttttcatagagTTTTAGCCAAAGTAATCCCATTCTTTGAATAATGATCTTAAAAATTACAAGGATCATAATTAATGCAAATATCCTAAGATAAGTCATTCTATTTCTAGGAGactaaattatcaaattttcagttaCAGTCATTCCACAAATGATTGTTGCGTTGCCGCGAATTTCTGATGCGTTTTCTAGAGGGATTTGTTAGTATAGGTTTCGAATTAGACTCTTGGAATTTGTACTAAAACTTCCTCCGTCCATCTTTTTAAGAACTATTTTAActtaatatgaattttaaaaaattatttgactttgtgtagaaaagtaaataaaaaaagaatatggaTTGTGagactatttattatttttatacagaactgtgagtgtaaaaagttagtgaaataaccaaagtatcaaaataattcttttaaaCAATGGACAAagaggagtactatattatgaTCATTCCCTCTTAAAATTAAGAGTAATATCATTAAACCAAAATGCAcgtcaatgttttaaaatcaGATCGTGAATGAATCGCTAAAGCTATTGATTCATGGTTCAACTTGTATAACTGATCGAGCCATCTAACCGGactatagaaaatataaaatacttatataatCATCAGATAGTATGTTCCACAAGCTCAAATTCCTAAATTTCGCATAAAGGAGATCATAGATATATACTAGTAGTGGTATATATGATAATTGGGCTCCACGCCTTATACAATTGCTCAAGTATTTACAGTGACAGGCTCAATCCTATGGCTCCAACAGCATTTTCCTCAGCTCGTGGTCAGCGTTCTCGTTGAGACACCCCGACCCAAATAGAGAAGTTAGCCACACTTGATCCGACCTCACTGCTTCATCGTCATCATTCCTGTGCCAGCTCCAATACGCAtgactcgagttcactatccTCAGCTCACCATGACCAAAGCTTGCTTCACGGAAAATGGACCACTCCGGTTGGGGATCCATGTACCTGCGTATTATATCATCAGTGATCATGTGATGATCCCTTTTGTGTACCATTTCACATTTGGGGAAGATGTGGTCGAAACCAAAAAAACGCAACCATACACATAGAACAAGCTTCAGACTAAACCACAATATGCAAGCCTGTGTTTAAGTTTAAGAATAATATCAACTAACACATACACAAACAGTTCTATATAATAGTCTTCCTCAACAGCTGCAATGACATAAATATTATAGCAAAAACTAGTGTACATCTAGATGCACGGTGCATCCACTCCAAATATAGGCTTTAGCAATCCTCAATTAGGGTTTATTGATCACAATTAGAACTTATTAGGAAGATACACCAAAGTGTTCCTCAGATTTAGTTAGGGGTGATCTTACTTGTTTGCTAAACCTTCCCTGTTTCCACCATCACCAATCGTTATGTGGACAGCACCGCAGGGATCTGATCTTCCGTTGTACACACGGTTCTGTTTTTGCCATAGCCAAAGCGATATATGAGAGCTCAGTAAGTAACAGAAAGGAAACAAGGTTTACAATGAAATCTCACCGTGCGCTCATAGGCATGTACATGGCCAGCCAACACCAGATCCACACCAGCAGCACGAAGCAACGGTTCCATGGCTGCCTTCATGTCATCGCCCTCACCCTGATGAGCCTCATTACTGTTGTACCAAGGGACATGAAAAAGCACAAGAAGCCACGGTGTTCTTTTCCGGTCTACCTTCGAAAGGTCACCCTGCAAAAACAACAATCAACAAGATGGACACCCGAACAAGACTCAACAGACGATAAAACTGATTGCATATACTAGATACAAGAAAACAAGCCTCTCGAACTAACCTTCAGCCAAGAATATTGATCAGAGAACTTGTCATAGTCTGTATACGAGCCAAGCATGACGACATGAGCTCCAGCCACttcaaatgaataaaacaggTTCGAAGCAGATCCACTCTCTTGATAGGGCATTTTCCATCTCGAGTTGTATGATTTGAAACTATCCTCCAACATCGGTATGTACTCCTTCTCGTGATTTCCCTGAGTCACCATCCACGGTCTTGCGCTAGCAAGCGGCTGCACCAGTTCCCCAAATGTATCCCACCTGCGCTGCATATAATCCGCATATGAAAGGTCTCCAGGAATCATATGCACGTCGTATTTGCACTGGTTTATGTGATCCAGAGTCGACTTGGTCCACTCGGTCTGACCTAAATCACCCGCCACAGCAAACGTGACCGGGAACCAGGATGGCGGAGTTTTGAGCTGAAATTCTGGACCTTCCCCTCCACATCGGTAGTAATACAGACTGTTGTGTTCCAACGGACCAATGACCGTGTGGTGTATCTTTCCAGAGCTATAGAGAAAATAACTATAGCTAGTGCTCTCACCTTTAGAGGTGAAGCTATAATTTTTCGAAGATGTTCCATACTCAACCACCGAAGGAGAATGCTTAGAGGTAGTGGTCCACGAAACACGCATATGCTTCTCCCCGGCTAAGGAGATATGAACCTAAAGAGCCATTCAGGAAACATCAATACAAGTGTTCCGATACGAAAGCAAGGAAACGCACGGAACCGGTTCCCAATGCATTGCCAAAAAACAGGGATTCCTCACTAATACATTGCAGGAAACATGGCCTAATCCATTTAGCCCTAATTAGTATGCTGACAAAAAGATGAGCTCTAGACTCAAATACactgaattttaataaaaaatctacTCAATCCGTTAAGAGCAGAGcaagaaaaatgcaatcttgAGATTGAATTCTGATTGTCAACCAAGGAAAAGGTAGTGTGTGTAAATACTAAATAGACCAATAGCAGTAAAGAACCTACTCTCTTATCTCTTACATTAATTATCCAGAAATCCATTTTATCTTGgaacacaaaatcaaatacagCATCGAAAACCCAAGAAGAGAAATTCATGGATTGAAAATTGAGGTGAATGAGAAGAGAAATGAACCTGCTGAGGCTCGGAAGAGCTTTTTTTGGTCCATGGAAATGAGAGAGTTGCGCGCGGCGGAGGCCTGACATAATCAGCTGTGGCGGCGCAAGAGAGTAGCGTAATCAGCAAAACTACATTCAATTCCATGATAGAATTATCCTTGTCCTTGTGAGTGAATCTGCGATCATCTACAGAGAAGGTTTTGTGAACATAGGATACTACTTTTTCCAAGTTTGGCCTAATGTGAGTTACTATTTGTTTTGACTTGTCGAGCTATTAGAGGAATCACTCATCAAAGAGAAGAGCAGATTATACGTGTAATTAATAATCAGGTCTAccaatttcattcatttttccGTTTTAACTTTAAATGATGAAGTTAGTATCTTCGCATTTACgtttttctctttattcaTCTATCGATTTTCGATTATAgtggtttcaattttcaaatctaaATATACTCACGTTTGTCACAAGTGTTCTCTCGTGTTTTTCTTCTAAtattagaaaaacaaaattattttccaatttaggAATAACTGTCACTTGTGGTATCAGAAAGTTTTGTCGGAAATATGAAGATCATGTCCACTTAAAATTATagaatcaattttgaagaggtatatttatttctacatagaaaagataaatgaatactccttccattttcaaaaaataaaaaactttgAAAACAGCACGGATtctaatacaaaattgataaaataaaagaaatgatcagaaaaaatgagtaaattaGGAGAGGGGGAGAGAAAAGTAATAGAGTGTATACTAATGGGCTGCGGAATCCATTTTCCAAAACATAGAGTTTGTATTTTCAGAAAACGAATAGagcattatttttatttacctttttcaGTTTCTTATTCCCTTGAAATtcactattaattaaaaataataatatttgtcattttaagaaattttatttttacaaaatacatatttatcattttaaggAGGAGATGGGAATTATACTTCACAATTTCTCTACCTTTATAGAGATGGTTTTAGTTcgaaaattttactttttccaaACAAGCATTTCTTGTTCTTTTCatggataaataaatttaaaatttatatttaaagcACGCTTTACAAAGAATCAGGCATTAACCTCTCTCTATCATTTGATCAACTCACACAAATATTTCTAGTCGTTCAGCAACAGAAAAAGCCATGTgttttcatgattaaattcatatacGTGGCCACTTATATGTTAAACAGATGCGCATTAACATTATATTCCCATTTCGgcccattaaaaaataaaataaatatcatgtACATGGATTAAAGgaataaaacacaaatacaTTAAAAGACACAgcttataaatttatcaaaagcaccccaaaaaaaaaacaaaggagATTGTGATTTTATAATGGCAATTAGATCATGATATGTAAACAAAATCGGAGCTGAATAACTGAATAATAATCACCCAAATGTTAGTTTAACGAATAACATTACAAGAATTTGCAGCAGCATGTTCATGTCAGCAATTTAGCAGAAACAAAACATCACATCACATCTCAAAACTAAGGCATGCAATCCATATGCAACCAATTCATCCCAACATAAGCAAAGAGCTACAATTATACATGTAGTTTACTAAGAAAACCACCAAACCAGAGGTGGGAGAAAAGACGTAAAACAAAACCGAAATACAGTAGCACAATATATTATTAGATATAAGTCCGATCCGACTTGGCAATATCATATAATAAGACACACTCAGCAAGGCAAAAGCTCCAACTGTTCTCCAGCAATCACTGCAACAATGAAAAATgcaaatatcaaatattatacAATCAAAAATCTATAGAGCTGGTTGTCAACAGTTCATGATCAGTTTTGCTGGCATTAAAATGAAGCAAACCAGCTAATACTCAAGTTAAATGTATTCTATATGAACCCAAGTAACTAGAAAGAGATTCAAATATGGGTTGCGAAGTAGGAAAAAAGTTCTTCAAGGGAAGTAGGAAAAATGTTCTTCAGTCAAGAGAAAGACATAATATCCCATATATCATACAAGAATTGTTATGGCAAGCAAATAAGTCAGCCATATAAAGTTGATATTGAAAGTAGGTAAATCTGATAGTAGCTTTACAACACATAGGGAATCAATACCTGTTGTGGTTGTTGATAGTTTGCATATCCAGGATAGCCTCCGTAATACATGTTTGGGTCTTGTGGTGGCGCAAATCCACCTTGCACCTCATGCCCCTGTGTATATCCGTAGTAAGCTCCCCCACCCCACTGATTTTGATCTTGCTGAGTCTgaaaaaattaacaacaaaatcagaaaccctattcaaataaagaagcagTAAGTCAACATTTTTAGATGCTTGACCTGCTTGTTTGAAGGACTGCGTCCCCATGAAAGACGGATATTCTGCCCTCCTAGTAGAGTACCATTTAAGTTTGATAAAGCTAGCTCAGCACATGACCTGGCACAAAACATTTACAAGAAGCAGATCAGTAGGAAGTTGGACCATGATAGATAACTGCAGGAAGTATCATGATACCTATCAGAAAACTGAACAAATCCACAACGCTTTCCAACTGGTATTTTTACATGTACCACGTCACCATACTGGGAGAATACTTGTCTCAAATGGTCATCGGTCACGTTGGGATCTAGACCACCAACAAATATCTACATTTTCAAGGTGACAAGTGAGTTGAAGGTCGTAAGAAAAACATCATGTAAAcaggggggggggggaggtTACGCACTGTTGTATTATTGGGATCACTTTCGCCCTGGGATCCTTGAGGATTTTGATATGAAGCTGCAAGGATAAACAATTGTAAAGATTGGAGCCATAAAATgctatataaaataatcactGTCAATAATAAGAGATAAATCAATCAAAGCACAGAATAATGGCACACATTGATTGATCCTTCTTAAGATTTTTTCTGAATTGATCCTTCCATCGCTTACTTTCTAAGTAAATTCTGATAccagaataataatatttaccTCCTTTCTGCTCCAAGCATCTTACATAAAGGTTCAAATATTGTCACTTCACATTAACAAACTAGACAAAACAACTTATATTATGAGAgttaatataatttgtatcCCATAGTTCTGTTTATGCAATTTTCCAGCAGAAATGTAAATACCAATCAGGTTCTAATCACTCTTAAGTCCAACTGACTCTAAGGTAAAAAATTTACCATGAAGGCATGCATATAAGGTATCTTGAGcctttattaaaaatgttacaTCTAGATTCTGAGTCAAAGGTTGCACCCTAATATACACAATTTTCATAACTCCTCCATAGTCCATACCACCTATAACTTTACTATCAACAACATGAAAAGCACGTCAGAATTTAGTTTCCTCCAACAGTCATTACTATACTAGGCTGTCAGGTCTACTGAAACTGAAaggtataaatataatatcaaatgtGTTATGACCAACTTGAAAGTCAAGATGcaaatgtaaagaaaatcaaagcaTTATAAAGTTTCCATAAtttcaaaagtcaaaactcaaaacattACTTAAGCTAGAGTCAACAATACATATCCATATAAACAAGGGATTTCAGGTAAAACTATAGCAATCAAAACAAAGGCACAAATAAGATCAAATCCAACATAGAGCTCTGTGACTGCACAATTACAGTTGA
The genomic region above belongs to Salvia hispanica cultivar TCC Black 2014 chromosome 3, UniMelb_Shisp_WGS_1.0, whole genome shotgun sequence and contains:
- the LOC125214188 gene encoding uncharacterized protein LOC125214188 yields the protein MNKIATILILILSAIFTISSVEALQAPFHPADVLPLLPRQVSKPILNALNSAADLMPSFVGAATSANASDLQWKGACFYDSTAWLEFHNRNNTRFGGGTLHLKLNKPHSLTCMDLYVFATPFRVTWDYYMLAREHTLEFKEWESEAEYEYVKTRGVSIFLMQAGMLGTFQALWEVFPLFTNTEWGENSNIAFLKKHMGASFVERPQPWVTNITVDEIQSGDFLAISKIRGRWGGFETLEKWVTGAYAGHSAVCLRDSKGKLWVAESGHENEKGEDVIAILPWDEWWEFELTKDESNPHIALLPLHPEVRARFDVDAAWKYAKSMSGRPYGYHNLIFSWIDTTSDNYPTPLDAHLVASVMTVWNQMQPAYAAKMWNEALNKRLGTQNFTLSEILVEVEKRKSSFGQLLAIPEQDNWVYEDGRSTSCVAFVFEMYKEAGVFGKLASSTQATEFTIKDAYSLKIFESNSSRLPTWCNNGDSVKLPFCQIRGKYRMELPGYNTMDPYPHMNERCPSLPPNYDRPSGC
- the LOC125214189 gene encoding protein FATTY ACID EXPORT 5-like — translated: MHDFCFTIPYGLLLVCGGAIGFLKKGSVASLGGGVGTGLLLVLAGYLSLQAFHKRKNSYLALILETAIAATLSYIMGQRYMQTQKIMPAGIVAGISVVMAVFYLYKIATGGNHFPPKTE
- the LOC125216601 gene encoding purple acid phosphatase 18-like; this translates as MELNVVLLITLLSCAATADYVRPPPRATLSFPWTKKSSSEPQQVHISLAGEKHMRVSWTTTSKHSPSVVEYGTSSKNYSFTSKGESTSYSYFLYSSGKIHHTVIGPLEHNSLYYYRCGGEGPEFQLKTPPSWFPVTFAVAGDLGQTEWTKSTLDHINQCKYDVHMIPGDLSYADYMQRRWDTFGELVQPLASARPWMVTQGNHEKEYIPMLEDSFKSYNSRWKMPYQESGSASNLFYSFEVAGAHVVMLGSYTDYDKFSDQYSWLKGDLSKVDRKRTPWLLVLFHVPWYNSNEAHQGEGDDMKAAMEPLLRAAGVDLVLAGHVHAYERTNRVYNGRSDPCGAVHITIGDGGNREGLANKYMDPQPEWSIFREASFGHGELRIVNSSHAYWSWHRNDDDEAVRSDQVWLTSLFGSGCLNENADHELRKMLLEP